In Rhodopirellula islandica, one DNA window encodes the following:
- a CDS encoding TolC family protein: MIRWALAPRARRIFCAGWMIMAIAPGLGSLGCRASRALPETVGNRTAHVDRIMARVDAGAPPETLTTPVIAPLTLRDPEALAKADYRDLTLQQTLNQAMSNSEVLRDLNATVLRAPETVTTDESPGLVQTDPQLGMEAALSAFDAQLTAVGTWQNNDRRFNNRFFGGGANAFQQDLHDYVLQLSKRTATGAEISLRSITDYDANNATGNLTPSAWQTQLHAELRQPLLQGGGLAFNRIAGPAALPGVYNGVLIAKTNSDISNAQFREDARNYLSNVINAYWDLYFAYRDVDAKQEAVARSLETWRSYDAQKSSNRRGGSAEALAREQYYRFVSELQDAIAGKLIQRTQTNNSTSGGTFAGVTGVQAAERRLRLLIGLPIADGQLLRPVDEPMSAPLIFDSQSLAIDAFRMRSELQQQRLLVKRRELEVIAAKNFQLPTLDLVTTYRLRGLGKDLAGSDSAFNELGTGDYQEYEAGVEFRMPVGFRQAHAAVQHAKIQVARERAVLREQERQITHDLMAVIAETERAYAQMETNLNRYLASKDALDALEANRKAGLPISLEQLLDAQRRLNESQTRYHLAMTEYMIAAKNVYFESGTLLENCHVGVIGDTVKAMPVAFE; encoded by the coding sequence ATGATTCGGTGGGCTTTGGCTCCTCGAGCTCGGCGGATTTTCTGCGCCGGTTGGATGATCATGGCGATCGCACCGGGATTGGGCTCGCTGGGGTGCCGTGCATCGCGGGCACTGCCAGAAACGGTTGGCAACCGCACCGCTCACGTCGATCGGATCATGGCTCGCGTGGACGCCGGGGCACCGCCTGAGACGCTCACGACTCCCGTCATCGCACCGCTGACATTGCGAGATCCCGAGGCATTGGCCAAAGCGGATTATCGCGACCTGACGCTGCAGCAGACGCTCAATCAAGCGATGAGCAACAGCGAGGTTCTGCGAGACTTGAATGCAACGGTGTTGCGTGCCCCCGAGACGGTCACGACGGATGAGAGCCCCGGACTGGTTCAAACGGACCCACAATTGGGAATGGAAGCCGCACTCTCGGCGTTCGATGCCCAGCTCACCGCCGTGGGGACATGGCAGAACAACGACCGCCGGTTCAACAACCGATTCTTTGGCGGTGGTGCCAATGCGTTCCAGCAAGACTTGCATGACTACGTGTTGCAGTTGTCCAAGCGGACGGCGACGGGGGCGGAGATCAGTCTGCGAAGCATCACCGATTACGATGCCAACAATGCGACGGGCAACTTGACCCCCAGTGCTTGGCAAACGCAATTGCACGCCGAATTGCGGCAACCATTGCTGCAGGGCGGCGGGTTGGCGTTCAACCGAATCGCCGGGCCGGCGGCTTTACCGGGTGTGTACAACGGTGTGTTGATCGCGAAAACGAACAGCGATATCTCCAACGCCCAATTTCGCGAAGACGCGCGCAACTATCTCAGCAACGTCATCAATGCCTACTGGGATTTGTACTTCGCCTACCGCGATGTTGACGCCAAGCAAGAAGCCGTCGCTCGCAGCTTGGAAACGTGGCGGAGCTATGACGCACAGAAGTCATCGAACCGGCGGGGTGGCTCGGCGGAAGCTTTGGCAAGAGAGCAGTACTACCGGTTTGTTTCCGAGCTGCAAGACGCGATTGCGGGCAAGCTGATTCAGCGGACTCAAACCAACAATTCCACCTCCGGCGGCACCTTCGCGGGCGTCACGGGAGTCCAAGCGGCGGAGCGTCGTTTGCGGTTGTTGATTGGTTTGCCGATCGCCGATGGGCAACTGCTGCGACCGGTCGACGAGCCCATGTCAGCTCCGTTGATCTTCGATTCTCAGTCGTTGGCGATTGATGCGTTTCGAATGCGAAGTGAATTGCAACAGCAGCGGCTGCTGGTCAAGCGTCGCGAATTAGAAGTCATCGCGGCGAAGAATTTTCAGTTGCCCACACTGGACTTGGTCACCACGTATCGGCTGCGTGGTCTCGGCAAGGATCTGGCGGGTAGCGATTCCGCGTTCAACGAGCTTGGAACCGGCGACTATCAAGAGTACGAGGCGGGAGTCGAGTTCCGAATGCCGGTTGGTTTCCGACAAGCACACGCCGCGGTGCAGCACGCCAAGATTCAGGTGGCGCGTGAACGGGCGGTGTTGCGAGAGCAGGAGCGGCAGATCACCCATGACTTGATGGCGGTGATCGCAGAGACAGAACGGGCATACGCCCAGATGGAAACCAACCTGAATCGCTACCTCGCTTCGAAGGACGCACTCGACGCTCTCGAGGCCAACCGCAAGGCAGGTTTGCCGATCAGCCTGGAGCAATTGCTCGATGCCCAGCGACGGCTCAACGAGTCACAAACTCGTTATCACTTGGCGATGACCGAGTACATGATCGCGGCCAAAAACGTGTACTTCGAATCCGGCACGCTGCTGGAAAACTGCCACGTCGGAGTCATTGGAGACACGGTCAAAGCGATGCCAGTTGCTTTCGAGTAA
- the prmC gene encoding peptide chain release factor N(5)-glutamine methyltransferase: MAETSNDTPWTVMRLLEWTTDFFRKKGSESPRLDAEILLAHARGCQRIELYTAFDKVPEEEQRVAFRELVRRRGEGAPVAQLVGYREFYSISIRVDENVLVPRPETEHLVIEAIDQIKGRLSDRPSPTVLDIGTGSGAIAVAIAKSLPKTQVTAVDISLTALDIAKWNVENLKLSDRVTLLQSDLFDGLEPDQTFDVICSNPPYISQSEYDELPTTVREFEPRGALLSGPDGTEIIARLLNDSVQRLNDDGQLIIELSPMIAGACKTLAEQNGGYQEIHLIKDLAGHERILSMQKA; this comes from the coding sequence ATGGCTGAAACCAGCAACGACACCCCGTGGACGGTCATGCGTCTGCTGGAATGGACGACCGACTTCTTCCGTAAAAAAGGCAGTGAGTCCCCGCGATTGGATGCGGAAATCCTGCTCGCTCACGCGCGGGGTTGTCAACGCATCGAACTGTACACCGCGTTCGACAAAGTCCCGGAAGAAGAACAACGCGTCGCCTTCCGCGAACTCGTCCGACGACGCGGTGAAGGTGCCCCCGTCGCCCAACTGGTCGGCTACCGCGAGTTCTACTCGATCTCGATTCGCGTCGACGAAAATGTGTTGGTGCCCCGGCCCGAAACCGAACACTTGGTCATCGAAGCCATCGACCAAATCAAAGGTCGCCTGTCAGACCGACCAAGCCCAACGGTGCTGGACATCGGAACCGGCAGCGGAGCGATCGCGGTCGCGATCGCCAAGTCGCTGCCAAAGACACAGGTCACCGCCGTCGACATCAGCTTGACCGCTCTCGACATCGCGAAGTGGAACGTTGAGAACTTGAAGCTCTCCGATCGTGTCACGCTGCTGCAAAGTGATTTGTTTGATGGGCTGGAACCCGACCAAACCTTCGATGTGATCTGCAGCAACCCACCTTACATCAGCCAGTCCGAGTACGACGAACTCCCAACCACCGTCCGCGAATTCGAACCTCGCGGTGCGTTGCTATCCGGTCCCGATGGAACCGAAATCATCGCCCGGTTGCTCAACGATTCCGTCCAGCGTCTGAACGACGACGGTCAGCTGATCATCGAACTCAGCCCCATGATCGCGGGTGCTTGCAAGACACTGGCCGAGCAAAACGGTGGCTACCAAGAGATCCACCTGATCAAAGACCTCGCCGGCCACGAACGCATCCTCTCGATGCAAAAAGCCTGA
- the prfA gene encoding peptide chain release factor 1, with protein MSGSIRDILEEKLARFEKLEGDMSNPDVLSDGARMSATAREHGGLNRLANQYRSFKRLTDEIHQCVAMVAEAEDSEEREMAESEMETLRKERETIWEDLLSLTVGGEDSHRTRCVMEIRAGTGGDEAALFARDLYEMYTRYAEKVGWKTEVMDASPTEMGGFKDITLTLEGDNVFRDLQYESGGHRVQRVPETETQGRVHTSAATVAVMPEPEDVEIDLKPDDYRKDFFGASGPGGQHVNKTDSAVRLTHHESGIVVQCQDEKSQHKNLAKALRVLKARIYEKKREEEAAKQAEARKGLIGSGDRSQRIRTYNFPQNRLTDHRINLTIYKLDQIIAGDLHPVTEALIEYDRDQLRGDMID; from the coding sequence ATGAGCGGGTCCATCCGCGACATCCTCGAGGAAAAACTGGCTCGCTTCGAGAAACTCGAAGGCGATATGTCCAACCCGGACGTCCTCTCCGACGGCGCTCGCATGAGCGCAACGGCACGAGAACACGGTGGACTGAACCGGTTGGCCAACCAGTATCGATCCTTCAAACGCCTGACGGATGAAATCCATCAGTGCGTGGCGATGGTGGCTGAAGCCGAGGATTCGGAAGAACGTGAAATGGCAGAGTCCGAGATGGAGACGCTTCGCAAGGAGCGAGAAACCATCTGGGAAGATCTGCTGTCGCTGACCGTTGGCGGGGAAGACTCTCACCGCACACGGTGCGTGATGGAAATCCGCGCCGGCACCGGTGGCGATGAAGCCGCGCTCTTCGCTCGTGACCTGTACGAGATGTACACCCGCTACGCCGAAAAGGTGGGCTGGAAAACCGAGGTGATGGACGCCAGCCCGACCGAAATGGGCGGCTTCAAAGACATCACCCTGACGCTCGAAGGCGACAACGTCTTCCGTGACCTGCAGTACGAATCCGGCGGGCACCGCGTCCAACGCGTCCCCGAAACGGAAACGCAAGGCCGCGTGCACACCTCCGCCGCCACCGTCGCGGTGATGCCCGAACCCGAAGACGTGGAAATCGATCTGAAACCAGACGACTACCGCAAAGACTTCTTCGGTGCCTCCGGCCCCGGCGGCCAGCACGTCAACAAAACCGATTCGGCCGTGCGTCTGACGCACCACGAATCTGGCATCGTCGTGCAATGCCAAGACGAAAAAAGCCAACACAAAAACCTGGCCAAAGCCCTTCGGGTTTTGAAGGCTCGCATCTACGAAAAGAAGCGAGAAGAAGAAGCGGCCAAGCAAGCCGAAGCTCGCAAGGGACTGATCGGCTCCGGCGACCGAAGCCAACGCATTCGCACCTACAACTTCCCGCAAAATCGGTTGACCGATCACCGCATCAACCTCACGATTTACAAACTCGATCAAATCATCGCGGGCGATCTTCATCCTGTCACCGAAGCGTTGATCGAATACGATCGCGATCAACTCCGCGGCGACATGATTGACTGA
- the rpmE gene encoding 50S ribosomal protein L31: MQDGIHPNYQETSVTCGCGNTFTTRSTRPELKIDICSECHPFYTGKLKYVDTAGRIDKFQKKFAAGTYGSLQKKGKKATK; this comes from the coding sequence ATGCAAGACGGCATTCACCCCAACTACCAAGAAACGTCCGTCACCTGCGGTTGCGGCAACACTTTCACCACCCGCAGCACGCGTCCCGAGCTGAAAATCGACATTTGCAGCGAGTGCCACCCGTTCTACACCGGCAAACTGAAATACGTTGACACCGCTGGTCGGATCGACAAGTTCCAGAAGAAATTTGCTGCTGGCACCTACGGATCACTGCAAAAGAAGGGCAAGAAAGCCACCAAATGA
- a CDS encoding DUF1559 domain-containing protein — protein MRSVAPSEPSGLNLSDSASRSRAGFTLVELLVVIAIIGVLVGLLLPAVQAAREAARRMSCGNNLKQVSLAIHNYESAYRKLPPAWTNPGQGSGWSMQARILPFLEESALSEGVDFSRDYGASYLTIDGVQVPTSSFRVAAYQCPSDPRDEPRRGSSGPQYYKLNYATNEGVWFVLDEATGAVGDGMFVPGRYLGFRDCLDGTSNTMALAEVKGWTPYARDAKQTGTMTMPVNTDEICAFGGDFKTETGHTEWIDGRAHQASVTTVFSPNKKVLCEISGVEYDIDFTNMREGKSPPAGVRTYAAVTSRSYHPGGVHVSLLDGSVRYITDSVELELWQSMSTRAGHEVIQLP, from the coding sequence ATGCGCTCGGTCGCACCTTCGGAACCATCTGGCTTGAATTTGTCTGACTCTGCCTCGCGATCAAGGGCGGGGTTCACGTTGGTGGAACTGTTGGTGGTGATCGCCATCATCGGCGTTTTGGTGGGGCTGTTGTTGCCCGCCGTCCAGGCCGCCCGGGAAGCTGCCCGACGGATGAGCTGTGGCAACAATTTGAAGCAAGTTTCCCTGGCGATTCACAACTACGAGTCAGCCTACAGGAAGTTGCCGCCAGCTTGGACCAATCCGGGGCAAGGTTCGGGGTGGTCGATGCAGGCCCGAATTCTTCCGTTCCTGGAAGAATCCGCTTTGTCGGAAGGAGTCGATTTCAGTCGTGATTACGGCGCGTCCTACCTGACGATCGATGGCGTTCAGGTTCCGACATCCTCGTTCCGGGTGGCTGCCTATCAATGTCCCAGTGATCCGCGAGATGAGCCCCGCCGCGGATCATCCGGCCCTCAGTATTACAAACTGAACTACGCGACCAACGAAGGGGTTTGGTTCGTGCTGGATGAAGCCACCGGTGCGGTGGGCGATGGGATGTTCGTTCCCGGCCGCTACCTTGGTTTTCGCGATTGTTTGGATGGGACCAGCAACACGATGGCGCTTGCCGAAGTCAAAGGCTGGACGCCTTACGCTCGCGACGCGAAACAAACCGGGACGATGACGATGCCGGTGAACACGGACGAGATCTGTGCGTTCGGCGGCGACTTCAAAACCGAAACCGGGCACACGGAATGGATTGATGGCCGTGCCCACCAGGCCAGCGTCACGACCGTGTTTTCACCCAACAAGAAGGTTCTGTGTGAAATTTCGGGGGTGGAGTACGACATCGACTTCACCAACATGCGCGAGGGCAAGTCGCCACCGGCGGGGGTTCGCACCTACGCGGCGGTCACCTCGCGAAGTTACCACCCGGGTGGCGTGCACGTGTCGTTGTTGGATGGCTCGGTTCGTTACATCACCGATTCGGTCGAACTCGAGCTCTGGCAATCGATGTCAACGCGAGCCGGGCATGAAGTGATTCAGCTTCCGTGA
- the glgX gene encoding glycogen debranching protein GlgX — protein MLMRQPCPDLQFAYSPPFGATLTEKGVQFSVFSRSATEMRLLLYNKVTDREPAQVIDFDRETDRWGDVWSLHVPGLEAGQLYHFQASGPWEPENGHRFDSTARLIDPYAQALAGTYQKQTDGVVRPPKCVVVDGTFDWEGDRHVRRDVSESIIYEMHVRGFTKSKTAKVKAPGSYLGVIEKIPYLKSLGVTSVELMPVHEFPIRDPQGKKISRPNYWGYDPMAFFAPHRGYAHDSAPGAQVNEFKQMVKALHSAGIEVILDVVFNHTCEGNEQGPTLSFKGLENQVYYILSEGQHYCNYSGCGNTINGNHPVVREMIFHCLRHWVHNYHIDGFRFDLASILSRDRNGNLIPNPPMVELIAEDPMLADTKIIAEAWDAAGAYQVGSFGNHRWAEWNGRYRDDVRGFWRGDAGTLGPMATRLAGSSDLYQHAGRPPSCSVNLVTTHDGFTMNDLVSYKDKHNEANGENNNDGDNHNISDNYGVEGPTRKKAIATIRSQQVRNMLATLLTSQGVPMIVSGDEARRTQKGNNNAYCQDTDISWFDWRLVEKNADLVRFVSALIEFRKNQPTIRRREYLTGQPVDGRKVPDVSWYGPSGDPLNWDQGELAMAAYIAAPSRIDDPEGLGRDVILMFNSTGDHRDFHFPAIARGTQWNLFVDTAAPSPDDVYPNVDGPMPPNNRIVEVGRHSMRIYVCNAEPK, from the coding sequence ATGCTGATGCGACAACCGTGCCCCGATCTTCAGTTCGCCTACTCCCCTCCGTTCGGAGCGACGCTCACGGAGAAGGGAGTGCAGTTTTCGGTCTTCAGCCGTTCCGCAACCGAAATGCGGTTGTTGCTGTACAACAAGGTGACCGATCGCGAACCAGCTCAAGTCATCGACTTTGATCGGGAAACCGATCGCTGGGGGGATGTCTGGAGTTTGCACGTGCCGGGGCTCGAAGCCGGCCAACTTTACCACTTCCAAGCCAGCGGACCGTGGGAACCTGAAAACGGTCACCGGTTCGATTCCACGGCTCGGTTGATCGACCCTTACGCGCAGGCCCTGGCGGGAACCTACCAAAAGCAAACCGATGGCGTTGTGCGTCCACCGAAGTGCGTGGTTGTCGATGGCACGTTTGACTGGGAAGGCGATCGGCACGTCCGACGTGACGTCAGCGAATCCATCATCTACGAAATGCACGTTCGTGGATTCACCAAGAGCAAGACTGCCAAGGTCAAGGCTCCTGGGAGCTACCTGGGCGTGATCGAGAAGATCCCGTATCTGAAATCATTGGGTGTCACCTCGGTGGAGTTGATGCCGGTGCATGAATTCCCCATCCGGGACCCCCAAGGCAAGAAAATTTCGCGGCCGAACTATTGGGGCTATGACCCCATGGCGTTCTTCGCGCCTCACCGTGGTTACGCGCATGACTCGGCGCCCGGTGCTCAGGTCAACGAATTCAAACAAATGGTCAAAGCCCTGCACTCCGCGGGGATCGAAGTCATTCTGGACGTGGTCTTCAACCACACCTGTGAAGGCAACGAACAAGGACCCACGCTGTCGTTCAAGGGACTTGAGAACCAAGTCTATTACATCCTTTCGGAAGGCCAGCACTACTGCAACTACAGCGGTTGTGGCAACACGATCAACGGCAACCACCCCGTTGTTCGCGAGATGATTTTCCATTGCTTGCGACACTGGGTGCACAACTACCACATCGATGGTTTCCGATTCGACCTGGCCAGCATCTTGAGTCGCGACCGGAACGGGAACTTGATTCCCAACCCACCGATGGTGGAACTGATCGCGGAAGATCCCATGTTGGCGGACACGAAGATCATCGCAGAAGCCTGGGATGCAGCCGGTGCCTATCAGGTCGGTAGCTTTGGCAATCACCGCTGGGCGGAATGGAACGGTCGCTACCGCGACGACGTGCGAGGTTTTTGGCGTGGCGATGCGGGAACGCTCGGGCCGATGGCAACTCGTTTGGCCGGTAGCAGCGATCTGTACCAGCATGCCGGGCGTCCCCCGTCTTGCAGTGTGAACTTGGTGACCACGCATGATGGTTTCACCATGAACGATTTGGTTTCGTACAAAGACAAGCACAACGAAGCCAACGGCGAGAACAACAACGACGGCGACAATCACAACATCAGTGACAACTACGGTGTCGAAGGTCCGACGCGCAAAAAGGCGATCGCCACGATTCGCAGTCAGCAAGTCCGCAACATGCTGGCGACGTTGTTGACCAGCCAAGGTGTGCCGATGATCGTCAGTGGCGATGAAGCTCGCCGAACGCAGAAGGGCAACAACAACGCCTATTGCCAAGACACGGACATCTCCTGGTTCGATTGGCGATTGGTTGAAAAAAACGCGGACCTGGTACGGTTCGTCAGCGCATTGATTGAGTTCCGTAAGAACCAACCCACCATTCGTCGCCGGGAATACTTGACCGGGCAACCAGTCGATGGCCGGAAGGTACCGGACGTGTCATGGTACGGGCCGTCGGGGGATCCATTGAACTGGGATCAAGGCGAACTGGCGATGGCGGCGTACATCGCTGCTCCGAGCCGCATCGACGATCCAGAAGGTTTGGGACGCGACGTGATCTTGATGTTCAACAGCACCGGGGATCACCGTGACTTCCACTTCCCAGCGATTGCTCGCGGGACGCAGTGGAATTTGTTTGTCGACACGGCGGCACCATCGCCGGACGACGTTTATCCCAATGTCGACGGGCCGATGCCTCCGAACAACCGGATTGTGGAAGTCGGACGCCACTCGATGCGGATCTACGTTTGCAACGCGGAACCCAAGTAG
- a CDS encoding CRTAC1 family protein has translation MNCPLPEISLNASFSDPSRFTGGVLWRCTHSTSKLRDLLVGWCLGVLLLGGWMGCKPAPTQPVGSVDDPPPAVGQPLNPREQVAQHVQSGRLTEAIESLDELIATKPSDGLALASQAASLAYQAGDPADAVKRLRELIQAHPQNVELRRDYAGLLAQRGYRFDANEQYRVLAGRVALSPPELIGLIYPHRPQVNFESKPDVQDREAVKRKGVLSVVAALRSRGDLQEAIDVLVTSDGVDGNDPAVLAMLGWLYAAAQQEGNWIDWATSSDSVRVSRYPAYWLAWGTALRDGMLVPEEQESSGQLGNSTEFAVRCFLEAIRREPHSQIAWDSLAASLDVLKAKTEVDSDAVEQRPLEEARERVSERLLQLDETQWLANQIWNSQASPLSREEQAEMFERLTGMLQKQGCLGEALSWQLLLASMQPSGDWKELRQTVQSTLAKYPKGIDEAELLVGLDVNQFVDQSNEWITALNQRSRVELPGTDPGPMQVDAVRARLVNVAQELGMDFRWFNATDPVKSEFRLHEPLGGGVACLDFDADGWVDLYFNQAAGEATTHFGAKPNALFRQSDGKLVDVVMPSGSDDRRYGHGVTSGDWNQDGWPDLLLANFGENVWLINQADGTFQKRLVSDFDATSPAAPDAFTLSAAIADVTGDHLPDLISIQYIDDPEVLRPIERKPDGSPVKLPGPLHFQPASSEVLVSDGKGAGESLPLGNEGHGPSTGMGLMVADLDSLPGNEIFVSNDQRANHLWFRAPGEDGTLAWGDQAAIRGVAVGPGGDMNACMGIAMADFNRDQKLDLHVSNFYDEWANHFCQTSAGMFVDRAVVFGVDRLTSRMTGFGVQALDYDNNGWEDLLVANGHVEDLRDRGTPFQMKTQLLVNRGQRFEAAEMDDPKGDWERARLGRGVATCDFNRDGRLDAVVTYVDAAAELLRNETESVGNFLQLRLIGTQSERDAIGARVDVRSGEEVWAGMVATGDGYACRNEAILHFGLGDVSSLDSITVTWPTGEVQRWEASESKPIDVNQRFCIVEGLEEPFEDQ, from the coding sequence GTGAATTGCCCTCTCCCGGAAATCTCGCTGAACGCGTCGTTTTCCGACCCCTCCCGTTTCACGGGCGGAGTTCTCTGGCGGTGCACGCACAGCACTTCGAAACTGCGCGACCTCTTGGTTGGCTGGTGTTTGGGGGTGCTGTTGCTTGGTGGTTGGATGGGGTGCAAACCGGCACCGACCCAACCAGTTGGTTCGGTCGATGATCCCCCGCCTGCTGTCGGGCAACCGTTGAACCCGCGAGAGCAAGTGGCTCAGCATGTTCAAAGCGGTCGGTTGACGGAAGCCATTGAATCACTGGATGAGTTGATCGCGACGAAACCGTCCGATGGATTGGCACTGGCATCGCAGGCGGCCAGTTTGGCTTACCAAGCAGGCGATCCGGCCGACGCGGTGAAACGACTTCGTGAATTGATTCAGGCTCATCCGCAGAACGTCGAGTTGCGTCGAGATTACGCGGGGTTGCTGGCTCAGCGTGGGTACCGATTTGATGCCAACGAGCAATACCGAGTGCTTGCCGGACGAGTCGCCTTGAGCCCACCGGAATTGATCGGTTTGATCTACCCGCATCGCCCTCAAGTGAACTTCGAATCCAAGCCTGACGTTCAAGACCGGGAAGCGGTGAAACGCAAAGGAGTTTTGAGCGTGGTAGCCGCGCTCCGCAGTCGTGGTGACTTGCAAGAAGCCATCGATGTGTTGGTCACCAGCGACGGAGTCGATGGCAACGATCCAGCCGTCCTGGCAATGCTTGGTTGGCTGTATGCTGCCGCCCAACAAGAAGGCAACTGGATTGATTGGGCGACCAGCAGCGACTCGGTGCGTGTCAGCCGGTACCCCGCTTATTGGCTCGCGTGGGGAACCGCGTTGCGAGATGGAATGCTTGTTCCGGAGGAGCAGGAGTCCTCTGGCCAACTCGGCAATTCAACCGAATTTGCCGTTCGATGTTTCTTGGAGGCCATCCGCCGTGAACCGCACAGTCAAATCGCTTGGGACAGTCTGGCTGCCTCGTTGGATGTCTTGAAAGCGAAAACGGAAGTGGATTCCGATGCGGTGGAACAACGCCCGCTCGAAGAAGCTCGGGAACGTGTCAGCGAGCGATTGTTGCAACTCGATGAGACTCAGTGGTTGGCAAATCAGATCTGGAATTCACAGGCCAGTCCCCTGTCCCGTGAAGAGCAAGCGGAGATGTTCGAACGGTTGACGGGCATGCTGCAAAAACAAGGTTGCCTCGGGGAGGCCCTGAGTTGGCAACTGCTGCTGGCATCGATGCAGCCATCAGGTGATTGGAAAGAGCTTCGACAAACGGTGCAGTCCACGTTGGCGAAGTATCCCAAAGGGATCGACGAAGCGGAGTTGTTGGTGGGATTGGATGTGAATCAATTTGTCGACCAGAGCAATGAGTGGATCACCGCATTGAACCAGCGATCACGGGTTGAGTTGCCTGGGACGGACCCGGGGCCAATGCAGGTGGACGCAGTCAGGGCTCGATTGGTCAATGTTGCCCAGGAATTGGGAATGGATTTCCGGTGGTTCAATGCCACGGATCCGGTGAAGTCGGAGTTCCGATTGCACGAGCCCTTGGGCGGGGGAGTGGCCTGCCTTGATTTTGATGCGGATGGTTGGGTGGATCTGTATTTCAACCAAGCCGCCGGTGAGGCAACCACTCATTTCGGTGCCAAACCCAACGCTTTGTTTCGTCAGTCGGATGGCAAGTTGGTCGACGTGGTGATGCCATCTGGCAGCGATGATCGTCGCTACGGCCACGGGGTCACGTCAGGCGATTGGAACCAGGATGGATGGCCGGATTTGTTGTTGGCGAACTTTGGCGAAAACGTTTGGTTGATCAACCAAGCCGATGGGACGTTTCAAAAACGGCTTGTCTCTGACTTTGATGCGACCTCTCCAGCGGCACCCGATGCGTTCACTCTGTCGGCTGCCATCGCAGATGTGACAGGCGATCATTTGCCAGACCTGATTTCAATTCAGTACATCGATGATCCCGAGGTGTTGAGGCCGATTGAAAGGAAACCTGACGGATCGCCGGTGAAGCTGCCCGGGCCTCTGCACTTTCAGCCCGCTTCCAGTGAGGTATTGGTTTCCGATGGGAAAGGGGCGGGGGAGTCTTTGCCTTTGGGTAACGAAGGTCATGGCCCCAGCACGGGGATGGGATTGATGGTCGCGGACTTGGATTCCCTGCCGGGGAATGAGATCTTTGTTTCCAACGATCAGCGAGCCAATCACCTTTGGTTTCGTGCCCCAGGCGAAGATGGGACGTTGGCATGGGGAGACCAAGCGGCCATTCGCGGTGTCGCGGTTGGTCCGGGAGGCGACATGAACGCGTGCATGGGAATCGCGATGGCGGATTTCAATCGCGATCAGAAATTGGATTTGCACGTCAGCAATTTCTACGACGAATGGGCCAACCACTTTTGCCAAACGAGCGCTGGGATGTTTGTCGATCGCGCCGTCGTGTTTGGTGTGGATCGGTTGACATCACGCATGACGGGGTTTGGAGTGCAGGCGTTGGATTACGACAACAATGGCTGGGAAGATTTGTTGGTCGCCAACGGTCACGTGGAAGACCTCAGGGACCGCGGAACACCGTTTCAGATGAAGACGCAGTTGTTGGTCAATCGAGGCCAGCGATTTGAGGCCGCTGAAATGGACGATCCGAAAGGCGACTGGGAACGAGCTCGCCTGGGCCGCGGCGTGGCAACGTGCGACTTCAACCGCGACGGTCGATTGGACGCCGTGGTCACCTATGTGGACGCTGCTGCGGAACTGCTTCGAAACGAAACCGAGTCCGTTGGCAACTTCCTGCAACTACGGCTGATCGGCACGCAATCCGAACGTGACGCGATCGGGGCTCGGGTCGATGTGAGATCGGGAGAGGAAGTTTGGGCCGGAATGGTCGCGACGGGTGACGGCTACGCCTGCCGCAACGAAGCGATCCTGCACTTCGGATTGGGGGACGTTTCGTCACTGGATTCGATCACCGTGACGTGGCCAACCGGGGAGGTCCAGCGATGGGAAGCGAGCGAGAGCAAGCCCATCGATGTCAATCAACGTTTTTGCATCGTTGAGGGATTGGAGGAACCGTTCGAAGATCAGTGA